One Campylobacter sputorum subsp. sputorum DNA segment encodes these proteins:
- a CDS encoding NAD(P)-binding domain-containing protein, producing MKTIYDVVVIGGGPCGIASVVESKKMGFENVLLLEKGDNHSQTIRKFYKDNKRVDKEYKNMPSVVVGNIPFETSIKEDVLDYFDKLLEEEKVDTVFNIEVEKVQKIGDIFHVVTPSITYEAKNVVVAIGKMGRPNKPDYKIPPSLNSVVNFNLNSCSDNEKIMVVGGGNSAAEYAIELSKTNVVILCYRKSTFTRLNDINEKELLDLAEQNKLNLKLGIDITELENENNKIKVKFSDGSYEIYDRIIYAIGGSTPIDFLQRCSIKVNENSQPIVDENLMTNIPGLYVGGDIVTKNGGSIVFALNHAHNIISHIKSKM from the coding sequence TTGAAAACTATTTATGATGTTGTTGTAATTGGCGGAGGCCCTTGTGGAATAGCTTCGGTTGTTGAGTCAAAAAAGATGGGATTTGAAAATGTTTTGCTTTTAGAAAAAGGCGATAACCACTCTCAAACGATTAGAAAATTTTATAAAGACAATAAAAGAGTAGATAAAGAGTATAAAAATATGCCTTCGGTTGTTGTTGGAAATATTCCTTTTGAAACATCCATAAAAGAAGATGTTTTGGATTATTTTGATAAACTTCTTGAAGAAGAAAAAGTAGATACAGTTTTTAATATAGAGGTTGAAAAAGTTCAAAAAATTGGAGATATTTTTCATGTTGTAACGCCAAGCATTACTTATGAGGCTAAAAATGTTGTTGTAGCAATAGGTAAAATGGGCAGACCAAATAAGCCTGATTATAAAATCCCACCTTCTTTAAATTCAGTTGTAAATTTTAATTTAAATTCTTGTTCTGATAATGAAAAGATCATGGTTGTAGGTGGCGGAAATTCGGCTGCTGAGTATGCAATAGAGCTTAGTAAAACAAATGTTGTTATACTTTGTTATAGAAAAAGCACATTTACAAGACTTAATGATATCAACGAAAAAGAGCTTCTTGATTTAGCAGAGCAAAATAAACTAAATTTAAAACTTGGCATTGATATAACCGAACTAGAAAATGAAAATAACAAAATAAAAGTTAAATTTAGTGATGGATCATATGAAATTTACGATAGGATTATTTATGCGATAGGTGGCTCAACTCCAATAGATTTTTTACAAAGATGTTCAATTAAAGTAAATGAGAATTCTCAACCAATCGTAGATGAGAATTTAATGACAAATATACCAGGTCTTTATGTTGGCGGAGATATAGTTACTAAAAATGGCGGTTCTATCGTATTTGCATTAAATCATGCTCATAATATAATAAGTCATATAAAATCTAAAATGTAG
- a CDS encoding glutamate-5-semialdehyde dehydrogenase, with protein sequence MIDTIKKARQTSKTLLELNPQTKKNVILDMSEEISKSKKDILSANKIDMQNAISLSKAMQDRLMLDEKRINDIANSLKIVANLQDPIGNVLSGWINYAGLKINKVSIPIGVIGIIYESRPNVTAEVASLCLKSSNVCLLKGGKEALNSNLAIIKALHKSLEKFNIPAECISYLNISRQDVKKFLKMDKYIDLIIPRGGENLVKMVSNTSKIPVIKHDKGLCHAYVDEFADLKKALDICVNAKFSKPSACNSIETILIHKNIADKFLPMLKTKFDELKIHIKGCNQTAKFINCEKATNKDFDTEYLDYAVNLKVVSSIDEAIAHIEKFSSSHSEVIISKNEENIQKFLNLVDSACVYVNTSTRFSDGGEFGFGAEIGISTNKLHARGPMGLNELTTYKYQVLGNGQVR encoded by the coding sequence ATGATAGACACAATCAAAAAAGCAAGACAAACATCAAAAACACTACTTGAACTAAACCCTCAAACAAAAAAAAATGTCATACTTGATATGAGCGAGGAAATATCAAAATCCAAAAAAGATATATTAAGTGCAAATAAAATCGATATGCAAAACGCAATTTCGCTTAGCAAGGCTATGCAAGATAGATTAATGCTAGATGAAAAACGGATAAACGATATAGCAAATTCACTAAAAATAGTAGCAAATTTACAAGATCCAATAGGCAATGTTTTAAGCGGTTGGATAAATTATGCTGGCTTAAAAATAAACAAAGTTTCTATACCTATCGGCGTAATTGGCATAATTTATGAATCTCGTCCAAATGTTACTGCTGAAGTTGCATCTTTGTGTCTAAAAAGCTCAAATGTTTGCCTATTAAAAGGCGGAAAAGAAGCACTAAATTCAAATTTGGCAATCATTAAAGCACTACACAAATCTTTAGAAAAATTTAACATCCCAGCAGAATGCATTAGTTATCTTAATATCTCAAGGCAAGATGTTAAAAAATTTTTAAAAATGGATAAATACATAGATCTTATCATACCAAGAGGCGGAGAAAATTTGGTAAAAATGGTAAGTAATACATCAAAAATACCAGTTATAAAACACGACAAAGGGCTTTGCCACGCTTATGTTGATGAATTTGCTGATTTAAAAAAAGCTTTAGATATATGTGTAAATGCAAAATTTTCAAAACCATCAGCTTGCAATAGCATTGAGACAATACTAATTCATAAAAACATAGCTGATAAATTTTTACCTATGTTAAAAACTAAATTTGATGAGCTAAAAATACATATAAAAGGTTGCAATCAAACTGCTAAATTTATAAATTGCGAAAAAGCTACAAACAAGGACTTTGACACAGAATATTTAGACTACGCAGTAAATTTAAAAGTTGTTTCAAGTATAGATGAAGCTATAGCTCATATAGAAAAATTTAGCTCGTCTCATTCTGAGGTTATAATATCTAAAAACGAAGAAAATATACAAAAATTTTTAAATTTAGTAGATAGTGCTTGTGTGTATGTAAATACATCAACAAGATTTAGCGATGGCGGTGAGTTTGGATTTGGAGCAGAAATTGGAATTAGCACAAACAAACTTCACGCAAGAGGTCCAATGGGACTAAATGAACTAACTACATACAAATATCAGGTATTAGGAAATGGACAAGTAAGATAG
- a CDS encoding tRNA1(Val) (adenine(37)-N6)-methyltransferase encodes MKLFQEKDGYRYNSDTVMLYNFIKKLKGNVLDVGCGCGILGLLLKRDFEKISLSMIDILEKNIELSIKNANENNIKADIINGNFLDMNGDVKFDYIVSNPPFYHDGVIKSKNLHKNFSRYSSNLNLQNFLEKSFQLLKPNGTLIFCYDAKRINEIFFLLRNLKFNTNKVQFVHPKATKNSKLVLIEARKNSKSLCEILPPIFVNCDDGYSPLAKEIFAKADLLSVDYE; translated from the coding sequence ATGAAACTTTTTCAAGAAAAAGATGGATATCGCTACAACAGCGATACGGTAATGCTTTATAATTTTATAAAAAAGCTAAAAGGCAATGTTTTAGATGTTGGTTGTGGATGTGGTATTTTAGGGCTTTTGTTAAAACGAGACTTTGAAAAAATTTCTTTAAGCATGATAGATATATTGGAAAAAAATATAGAACTATCTATCAAAAATGCCAATGAAAACAATATCAAAGCAGATATTATTAATGGCAATTTTTTAGATATGAATGGAGATGTTAAATTTGATTATATTGTTTCAAATCCACCATTTTACCACGACGGAGTTATAAAAAGTAAAAATTTACACAAAAACTTTTCTAGATATAGTTCTAACTTAAATTTGCAAAATTTTTTAGAAAAAAGTTTTCAACTTTTAAAACCAAATGGAACTTTGATTTTTTGCTATGACGCAAAGCGAATTAATGAGATATTTTTTTTGCTTCGTAATCTTAAATTTAACACAAATAAGGTACAATTCGTGCATCCAAAAGCTACAAAAAATTCAAAGCTTGTTTTGATTGAGGCGAGAAAAAATTCTAAGAGTTTATGTGAAATTTTACCGCCAATTTTTGTAAATTGCGATGATGGTTATAGTCCTTTGGCAAAGGAAATATTTGCAAAAGCTGATTTGTTGAGCGTGGATTATGAGTAA
- a CDS encoding flagellar protein FlaG, with protein MEIYDVASRQMDSSISLSQTQNSTKSVLFEKSDLSSSFNEELNQKRSLSNEEINKIADRLNKQMESLQTNIRFAYNEEISSLYVNVLEKNTGEVIRKIPTESMMKLSEHFKEIIGLLMDKKG; from the coding sequence ATGGAGATATATGATGTAGCTTCAAGACAAATGGATAGCTCTATTTCTTTATCTCAAACTCAAAATAGTACAAAATCAGTGTTATTTGAAAAATCTGATTTGAGTAGTAGTTTTAATGAAGAGTTAAATCAAAAAAGGTCTTTATCAAATGAAGAGATAAATAAGATTGCAGATCGCTTAAATAAACAGATGGAGTCTTTGCAGACAAATATAAGATTTGCCTATAATGAGGAGATAAGTTCTCTTTATGTAAATGTTTTAGAAAAAAATACTGGAGAAGTTATAAGAAAAATTCCTACAGAAAGTATGATGAAACTAAGCGAACATTTTAAAGAAATTATAGGTTTGTTAATGGATAAGAAAGGATAA
- the fliD gene encoding flagellar filament capping protein FliD — protein MPAIKSLGIGSQVLTGDIIDKLKAADVKAQIDPIGKNITDNTTKQKDITTISTLLSSLKTSVSALGNETTYLKRKASVNGDSANVNVSSGVNLHDFNLDVKQLAQNDVYQTSKFGSENDIVSGGGKLFDDGSFTIALGSGSNKKEFKINIKQSDTYEDLANEINRATNGAVSAKILNVGEGKSQLIIQSKDSGLDNALSFSATKTKDTNGSQIDDPNSLKILSALGLGNEMVDKLDENSQPILDSSGNKVQITQLEANHIQKAQNAEFTYNGVNMSRQSNKFDDITAGVEITLKETGKTSVSINNDTENIISEIENLVKSYNELMNNLSASTDYNEQTGMGGVLQGINEITTIKSSINKVLFEAVNTGRSVTEISQDKNGNEIKNIYNALNTVSDFGISLSEDGLLKFDKTKFNKMAEEDFDYVEKFFVGDMSHSKISYISKDISGGAIYVSSGALKIGDKEILFKTDASNTQEQNALALLDAINKADIKGLKAELNDTKTGVNLTRQDGGSIEITGRDDVLKALGLEKVSIHATSNENKGVFAKLTDTLNGMVGKEGTITKLSDSLTKDNKRLSDERIDTQKKIDERYERMEMQFAQYDAIIGKLNRQFSALQSMIDAELANK, from the coding sequence ATGCCAGCCATAAAATCACTCGGAATAGGAAGTCAGGTTTTAACAGGGGATATAATCGACAAGTTAAAAGCTGCTGATGTAAAGGCACAAATAGATCCTATTGGTAAAAATATCACAGATAATACCACTAAACAAAAAGATATAACAACTATTTCTACACTCCTGTCATCTTTGAAAACATCAGTATCAGCCCTAGGAAATGAGACAACATACCTTAAAAGAAAAGCAAGTGTTAATGGGGATAGTGCTAATGTAAATGTTTCTTCTGGTGTTAATTTGCATGATTTTAATTTAGATGTAAAACAGTTAGCTCAAAATGATGTTTATCAAACTTCTAAATTTGGAAGCGAAAATGACATAGTTTCTGGTGGTGGAAAGCTTTTTGATGATGGAAGTTTTACTATAGCTTTAGGAAGCGGTAGTAACAAAAAAGAATTTAAAATAAATATAAAACAATCAGATACTTACGAAGATTTAGCTAATGAGATAAATAGGGCAACAAATGGTGCTGTGAGTGCCAAAATTTTAAATGTAGGAGAAGGCAAGTCTCAGCTTATAATACAATCAAAAGATTCTGGATTAGATAATGCTTTATCATTTAGTGCTACAAAAACTAAAGATACAAATGGAAGCCAAATAGATGATCCAAATTCTTTAAAAATACTTTCTGCTCTTGGTCTTGGAAACGAGATGGTAGATAAACTTGATGAAAACTCTCAGCCAATTCTTGATAGCTCTGGTAATAAAGTTCAAATAACACAGCTTGAAGCAAACCATATACAAAAAGCACAAAATGCTGAATTTACATATAATGGCGTTAATATGTCAAGACAAAGTAATAAATTTGATGATATTACAGCAGGTGTTGAAATTACTTTAAAAGAGACTGGGAAAACTAGTGTTAGTATAAATAACGATACTGAAAATATAATTAGTGAGATAGAAAATCTTGTAAAATCATATAATGAACTTATGAATAATCTTAGCGCCTCTACTGATTATAATGAACAAACTGGAATGGGCGGTGTTTTACAAGGTATTAATGAAATTACTACTATAAAATCAAGTATTAACAAAGTTTTATTTGAAGCTGTAAATACAGGTAGAAGTGTTACAGAAATTTCGCAAGATAAAAATGGTAATGAGATAAAAAATATCTATAATGCACTAAATACAGTGTCTGACTTTGGTATAAGTTTGAGTGAAGATGGTCTTTTGAAATTTGATAAAACAAAATTTAATAAAATGGCAGAAGAGGATTTTGACTATGTTGAGAAATTTTTCGTAGGAGATATGAGCCATTCTAAAATATCTTATATTTCAAAAGATATATCAGGCGGTGCTATTTATGTTTCTAGCGGAGCTTTAAAAATAGGCGATAAAGAAATTTTATTTAAAACAGATGCCTCTAATACACAAGAACAAAATGCCCTTGCTCTTTTAGACGCTATCAACAAAGCTGATATAAAAGGCTTAAAAGCTGAATTAAATGATACTAAAACCGGTGTTAATTTAACAAGGCAAGATGGTGGTTCTATAGAAATAACTGGTAGAGATGATGTGCTTAAAGCTTTGGGATTAGAAAAAGTAAGCATACATGCTACTTCTAATGAAAATAAAGGCGTATTTGCTAAACTAACAGATACGCTAAATGGCATGGTTGGTAAAGAAGGAACGATAACAAAGCTTTCGGATTCTTTAACTAAAGACAATAAAAGACTTAGCGATGAAAGAATAGATACACAAAAAAAGATAGATGAAAGATATGAGAGAATGGAAATGCAATTTGCTCAATACGATGCCATTATAGGTAAATTAAACAGACAGTTTTCAGCACTTCAAAGTATGATAGATGCAGAACTTGCAAATAAATAA
- a CDS encoding YkgJ family cysteine cluster protein, with amino-acid sequence MSKFDFTFDSGACKKCGGKCCTGESGYIWISKDEIFALCKHLNTSFDDFKHNYLIKVGFKFSLKEKNYNNGKACIFFDEENLNCSIYDFRPNQCKTFPFWSHFKNNFDELERECIGVKKLS; translated from the coding sequence ATGAGTAAGTTTGATTTTACTTTTGATAGTGGTGCTTGCAAAAAGTGCGGAGGAAAGTGCTGCACGGGAGAAAGCGGCTATATATGGATAAGTAAAGATGAAATTTTTGCATTGTGTAAGCATTTAAACACTAGCTTCGATGATTTTAAACATAATTATTTAATAAAAGTTGGTTTTAAATTTAGTCTAAAAGAGAAAAATTATAACAATGGAAAAGCTTGTATATTTTTTGATGAAGAGAATTTAAACTGCTCGATTTACGATTTTCGTCCAAATCAGTGTAAAACTTTTCCTTTTTGGAGTCATTTTAAAAATAATTTTGATGAATTGGAGAGAGAATGTATTGGTGTAAAAAAATTGTCTTGA
- the fliS gene encoding flagellar export chaperone FliS, with translation MQNNLAYSAYMQNSVGIESPKKLIEMLYEGILKFVYRTKKAIDDDDIEAKVYNINRANAIFFELINSLDYNQGDVAHYLAGLYTREIQLLTQANLTNEKANLDEVIHVVKELLEAWKEVTKEDELA, from the coding sequence ATGCAAAATAATTTAGCATATTCTGCTTATATGCAAAATAGCGTAGGAATAGAATCTCCAAAAAAATTAATAGAAATGCTTTATGAGGGGATACTTAAATTTGTTTATAGGACAAAAAAAGCTATAGATGATGATGATATAGAAGCAAAAGTTTATAATATAAATAGGGCAAATGCGATATTTTTTGAACTTATAAACTCACTTGATTATAATCAAGGCGACGTTGCACATTATTTAGCCGGTCTTTATACAAGAGAGATTCAACTTCTTACGCAAGCAAATTTAACAAATGAAAAAGCTAATCTTGATGAAGTAATTCATGTTGTAAAAGAGCTTTTAGAAGCATGGAAGGAAGTTACTAAAGAAGATGAGTTGGCTTGA
- a CDS encoding tetratricopeptide repeat protein has product MYWCKKIVLIFVLCVNAFCFNLDKKDTQRFNLMQAFLYENSGNFDEAKSLLLDLYKQTNEKIYLKESIKIAFVNKSSDFAELLKKGRIVLKNDPDFIRIDVSDMLLRGRFDLAKIKLLDLVKKDKDAKNYSMLGMIYIYEQDYEASLKYLKKAYELENIEKNLMPIVEVLDKNLFKTKEAISILRDYIDKNGCSVEICEAAGLLYLKSNDSKKAIEIYEKLYEDSLDERYLQTIIQIFAVEKEYEKAVKYLEKKYPQNDILVDLYAKLGRFNDAYNFAKHKFENLKEPIYQARMAIYKYEDSKNKLNQNILNEVVNNFEKSVYLVNDPIFYNYYGYLLIDHDIDAKKGLELAKKAYELDPESFYIVDSIAWGEYKVGDCKAAKNTISKIINNEDFINSPEAKEHIKFIDECLKKGAK; this is encoded by the coding sequence ATGTATTGGTGTAAAAAAATTGTCTTGATATTTGTATTGTGCGTAAATGCATTTTGTTTTAATCTAGACAAAAAAGATACACAAAGATTTAATTTAATGCAAGCATTTTTATATGAAAATAGCGGAAATTTTGATGAAGCCAAATCTTTACTTCTTGATTTGTACAAACAAACAAATGAAAAAATATATTTAAAAGAGTCTATCAAGATAGCTTTTGTAAATAAATCTAGTGATTTTGCAGAGCTTTTAAAAAAGGGTAGGATTGTTTTAAAAAATGACCCCGATTTTATAAGGATAGATGTTTCTGATATGCTCCTAAGGGGCAGATTTGATCTAGCAAAGATAAAATTACTTGATCTTGTAAAAAAAGATAAAGATGCCAAGAATTACTCTATGCTTGGTATGATTTATATATATGAGCAAGATTATGAAGCTTCTTTAAAGTATTTAAAAAAAGCTTATGAGTTAGAAAATATTGAAAAAAATTTAATGCCAATTGTTGAGGTTTTAGATAAAAATTTATTTAAAACAAAAGAAGCTATTAGTATTTTACGAGATTATATAGATAAAAATGGCTGTAGTGTTGAGATTTGTGAAGCTGCTGGATTGCTATATCTTAAAAGTAATGATTCTAAAAAAGCTATAGAAATTTATGAAAAATTATATGAAGATTCTTTAGATGAGAGATATTTGCAGACAATTATACAAATTTTTGCAGTAGAAAAAGAGTATGAAAAGGCTGTAAAATATCTTGAGAAAAAATATCCCCAAAATGATATCTTAGTAGATCTTTATGCTAAACTTGGTAGATTTAATGATGCGTATAATTTTGCAAAACATAAATTTGAAAATTTAAAAGAACCTATTTATCAAGCAAGAATGGCTATTTATAAGTATGAAGATAGCAAAAATAAACTAAATCAAAATATTTTAAACGAAGTTGTTAATAACTTTGAAAAATCCGTGTATTTAGTAAATGATCCGATTTTTTATAACTATTATGGTTATTTACTCATAGATCATGATATAGATGCTAAGAAAGGATTAGAACTAGCTAAAAAAGCTTATGAACTTGATCCAGAATCGTTTTATATAGTTGATTCAATAGCTTGGGGTGAGTATAAAGTAGGCGATTGCAAAGCCGCAAAAAACACTATATCTAAAATCATCAATAATGAAGATTTTATAAACTCTCCAGAAGCAAAAGAACATATAAAATTTATAGATGAATGCTTAAAAAAAGGGGCAAAATGA
- a CDS encoding ornithine carbamoyltransferase, translating into MKISFECECILLQKSMMLFLGKFASRRKDCDFIISDKKLDTNKPVFIIGKNSPYLKFPFNKQELIYTIEDFYSAMQIKHQENIEYIPSSFEDRLNDLLNKFKIDLTELIKNELKK; encoded by the coding sequence ATGAAAATATCTTTTGAATGTGAATGTATTTTGCTGCAAAAATCAATGATGTTATTTCTTGGTAAATTTGCCTCTAGAAGAAAAGATTGTGATTTTATAATAAGTGACAAAAAACTAGATACAAATAAACCAGTTTTTATTATAGGTAAAAACTCGCCATATCTTAAATTTCCTTTTAATAAACAAGAGTTAATTTATACAATAGAAGATTTTTACTCTGCTATGCAAATAAAACATCAAGAAAATATAGAGTATATTCCAAGTAGTTTTGAAGATAGACTAAATGATTTGCTTAATAAATTTAAAATAGACTTAACAGAACTGATAAAAAATGAACTCAAAAAATAA
- a CDS encoding DUF1425 domain-containing protein, producing MKKIIFTLLISLLFCGCSFFTDTQKELLENKIVVLSDNFYDDFKLINTAHKLRDDGLTEIEVIFVNMADKNIKIAYKIDWFDKDNFLVDILMSKWEIVNVESMKNLVIRGVSPSTKAINYQVRIMYPKNDDIK from the coding sequence ATGAAAAAGATTATTTTTACACTTTTAATATCACTTTTATTTTGTGGATGTAGCTTTTTTACAGATACTCAAAAAGAGCTTTTAGAAAATAAAATAGTAGTATTATCTGATAATTTTTATGATGATTTTAAACTTATAAATACAGCACATAAGCTCAGAGATGACGGATTAACAGAAATTGAAGTTATTTTTGTAAATATGGCAGATAAAAATATAAAAATTGCTTATAAAATAGACTGGTTTGATAAAGATAATTTTTTGGTAGATATTCTTATGTCTAAATGGGAAATTGTAAATGTAGAGTCCATGAAAAATTTAGTTATAAGAGGAGTTTCGCCATCTACAAAAGCAATAAATTATCAAGTAAGGATAATGTATCCCAAAAATGATGATATAAAATAA
- a CDS encoding HIT family protein: MNHLNAPWRSEYFETKSDDCVFCNIVKNPQKDDEFGVLFRAKHCFGVMNLYPYSPGHFMVIPYEHIDNIGCLDDETWFEMSLYVKLGVKILKEALNATGVNIGMNLGADAGAGICEHVHYHLVPRWKGDTNFITTISETRVAGVDFEKLYKKLKKAFSDLNLV; encoded by the coding sequence ATGAACCATTTAAATGCACCTTGGAGGTCTGAGTATTTTGAGACAAAAAGTGATGATTGTGTTTTTTGTAATATAGTAAAAAATCCTCAAAAAGATGATGAATTTGGTGTGCTTTTTAGAGCAAAACACTGCTTTGGTGTTATGAATCTTTATCCATATTCTCCTGGGCATTTTATGGTAATTCCGTATGAACACATAGATAACATAGGGTGTTTAGATGATGAAACTTGGTTTGAAATGAGTTTGTATGTAAAATTAGGAGTTAAAATTTTAAAAGAAGCATTAAATGCAACTGGTGTAAATATAGGTATGAATTTAGGTGCTGACGCTGGGGCTGGGATTTGTGAGCATGTGCATTATCATTTAGTTCCAAGATGGAAAGGTGATACAAATTTTATCACAACCATAAGTGAAACTAGAGTAGCTGGAGTTGATTTTGAAAAATTGTATAAGAAATTAAAAAAAGCTTTTAGTGATTTAAATTTAGTATAA
- a CDS encoding RsmD family RNA methyltransferase, whose amino-acid sequence MNSKNKLFTTISSGKFKGRKLLLPSLKTTRSTKNILKGSFFDTIRNELYGKVFVECFGGSALMAIEAYSNYAKICIAIEKDKSAFEITKSNMKSIDEKNLMPVNGDCFIELPKIIANIKDEIILYIDPPFDIRDGFEEIYDNVFNMIKNVKNNKIYLIAIEHISTLKMPDILGKFKLDKTRKFGKSSLSYYI is encoded by the coding sequence ATGAACTCAAAAAATAAACTTTTTACAACTATATCAAGCGGTAAATTTAAAGGAAGAAAACTACTTCTTCCAAGCTTAAAAACGACAAGAAGCACTAAAAACATACTAAAAGGCTCTTTTTTTGACACTATTAGAAATGAACTTTATGGTAAAGTTTTTGTAGAGTGCTTTGGAGGAAGTGCTTTAATGGCAATAGAAGCTTATAGCAACTATGCTAAAATTTGTATCGCCATAGAAAAAGACAAATCAGCTTTTGAAATAACAAAATCAAATATGAAAAGCATAGATGAAAAAAACCTAATGCCAGTTAATGGAGATTGTTTTATCGAACTTCCAAAGATAATAGCAAATATAAAAGATGAGATTATATTATACATAGATCCGCCTTTTGATATAAGAGATGGATTTGAAGAAATTTATGATAATGTTTTTAATATGATAAAAAATGTCAAAAACAATAAAATTTATCTTATAGCCATAGAGCACATTAGCACTTTAAAAATGCCAGATATTTTGGGTAAATTTAAATTAGACAAAACTCGTAAATTTGGAAAAAGCTCGCTTAGTTACTACATTTAA
- the trpC gene encoding indole-3-glycerol phosphate synthase TrpC, with product MILDEIIQKTKEDLEIQKKELPFDILSRTIFNVRNIQRDVKKALKSTNDEPFRLICEVKKASPSKGIIRENFDPVDIASIYQKNGANALSILTEPHFFKGNLEYLSLIRKYTSIPLLRKDFIVDEYQVLQAYLYGADFILLIAKALDKKELKKLVELAFSLGIEVLLEAHDKEDITKAIFAGVNIIGINHRDLQTFDMHMDLCEKLIPMIPNGKIIVAESGLSSHEGLVNLNKIGVDAFLIGEYFMRQDDIAKAIKYMKG from the coding sequence ATGATACTAGATGAGATTATACAAAAAACAAAAGAAGATTTAGAAATTCAAAAAAAAGAGTTGCCTTTTGATATTTTAAGTAGAACTATTTTTAATGTAAGAAATATCCAACGAGATGTAAAAAAAGCCCTTAAATCAACTAATGATGAGCCGTTTAGACTAATTTGTGAAGTCAAAAAAGCAAGCCCTAGCAAAGGTATAATAAGGGAAAATTTCGACCCAGTTGATATAGCTAGTATATATCAAAAAAATGGTGCAAATGCATTATCTATATTAACTGAACCGCATTTTTTTAAAGGAAATTTAGAGTATCTTTCACTTATAAGAAAATACACAAGCATACCGCTTTTAAGAAAAGATTTTATAGTAGATGAATACCAAGTTTTACAAGCTTACTTATATGGTGCTGATTTTATACTGCTTATTGCAAAGGCTCTTGATAAAAAAGAGTTGAAAAAACTTGTAGAACTAGCTTTTAGCCTTGGTATTGAAGTATTACTCGAAGCTCATGATAAAGAAGATATCACAAAGGCCATTTTTGCTGGTGTAAATATAATAGGTATAAATCATAGAGATTTACAAACTTTTGATATGCATATGGATCTTTGTGAAAAGCTAATACCTATGATTCCAAATGGTAAAATCATTGTAGCAGAAAGCGGTCTTAGCTCTCATGAAGGGCTGGTAAATTTAAATAAAATTGGCGTGGATGCCTTTTTGATAGGCGAATATTTTATGAGACAAGATGATATAGCTAAGGCTATTAAATATATGAAAGGTTAG